From the Myxococcales bacterium genome, the window CACGGCAATCGTTCAACTTCGCGAGGGTGCCGCCCCGGACGAAGCGGAATTGAAGACCCATGCAAATCGTTCGATTGCGGCCTACAAGCTCCCGAGGGCCTTTGTGTTCGTCGATTCAATTTTGCGCGCACCCAGTGGCAAGGCGGATTATCGCTGGGCCAAGGAATGCGCCATGCGAGCGCTTCAGGCTGCTAGCCCCCGAACGCCTGGGTGAAAGCGACAATGCGCGCCGCGTTGACACCGAGGTCTCCCCGTCCGTTGCGAGACTTGGACCTCAGATCGACGACGGCTCCCGAGCCATCGGGTTGTACGCGGATCACGATGTCGTCCACGAACTTGAACAGAAATGAGGTCTCCCGGGCATTGATCGTCAGCTGATCGGGATCTTGATGGACAATCTCCCAGCCGAGACTTTGGCTAGTGGCGATGGCCTTCTCGTACGCGCTGATGGGTTGCTGATCCACATGGAGTGATTCGAGATAGCTGTAGTGCTTCTTCACGATCGCTACGAAATCGGCGGGATAGCTCATGTCTCGCCCCTCGAAGTCCGGTACTTCGGAAGCCGCGGCAAAGCTCGGCGGATGCTCGACGTCGGTGGTGATGTCGTTGATCGGCGGACTTCCGCCCCCGTCTCCAATCCCCACGATGGTGAGTGTCAGCATGACCATGCCCGATGACAACCCCAACCACCCCGCGGCGCGTCCAGGTCCCTCTTTGTTACTGCGCGTCGCGATGACGGCGGCGGTGCCAAACCCGACGGAGAAGAGAGCGGCCACGAGGCCGATCAGAAGAAACAAATATCCGCCAAGCGGTGGTACAACGCCGATCTGGATGCCGAGTATTCCCGCAAGGGCGCACGATGGAGCGAACTTTCCAAGCCACGAGGCGATCGTTGCCACGCGCGGCATTGCAGTTTCGTCCAATTTCCATATCTCCCGAGCTGCAACTCGCTGATTCGAGTTGGAAAGAACCGTCGGGTAACAACCATAACACGGCTGGTCGCGTTCGAGGAGTTTC encodes:
- a CDS encoding DUF1499 domain-containing protein; the encoded protein is MDETAMPRVATIASWLGKFAPSCALAGILGIQIGVVPPLGGYLFLLIGLVAALFSVGFGTAAVIATRSNKEGPGRAAGWLGLSSGMVMLTLTIVGIGDGGGSPPINDITTDVEHPPSFAAASEVPDFEGRDMSYPADFVAIVKKHYSYLESLHVDQQPISAYEKAIATSQSLGWEIVHQDPDQLTINARETSFLFKFVDDIVIRVQPDGSGAVVDLRSKSRNGRGDLGVNAARIVAFTQAFGG